Genomic segment of Acinetobacter larvae:
TCAGCAACACCGACAAACAGTGAGCTGAGCGCAAGAGGAATCAGAATAAGTAATAGATAACGACGTTTTAGCATGTATTTAAAGTCAGAATTTACACGGTAAGAGTGATGTAAATGTGCGACGCAGGGTTTTGCTTTGATTCAAATCCGAGCACGATCTTTAACCATAGCGCAAATTTAATTAAAAATCATTCTCAAATGTAAATTTTATCAATTAAATCGTGATTTAAAGTATTGCTTATAAAAATTGCCAGTAATTGTTTGTAATTGCCAGTAGATGTCTTGGTGCTACTCACTGCGATTTAGCCAGAGGCTAAAAAATTGGCATATGCTATGGCAAAACTATTCAATGCCTTAACGCCATTTTAAGCGCATGGCTCGGTATACGCAGTCAGTGCGTTGGTTGATCTTTAGATATATCTTTTTTTTCAAAGAATGGGGAGAATGACTTGCCAAGCACAATAAAAAGATATATCTTTTTTGCACGATCTACGGTGATGACAAGGCAATGCAAGCTAAAAAAATCAAGCGGCAACGCGGTTTTGGGCATGGTGGCTTACGTTTAATCGTATTGCACCTCTTACAGCAACAAGCCCAACATGGTTATCAACTGATGAAAACCATTGATGAGCTGACCCAAGGCAGTTATCGCCCTAGCCCCGGCGTACTTTATCCCTTATTAACTGAATTACAAGAACGTAATTGGATTGACTCAGCGCCGTCTGCTGATGGACGTAAGCAGTGTTATCAACTGACTGCGCGTGGTCAACAAGCCTACCAAGATCAGGAGTTACATATTCAGGAAGTGTTGCAATGGGTGCATCATCGCGCGCAATACCCTAAGCACTTATCACAGGCATTAGAAGGTTTTCGGTATGACTTACATGATGTATTACAGGAAAAGACCTTAAATATGCAACAAGCAGATCAAGTGATTGCAATTCTCAACAATGCTTTACAACAGATTAAAAACTTAGAAGATTAGAGGAGTAGTGCATGACCACTATGACAGACAAAAAACCGTATCGCGTAAAACATGAACTGAAATTACGTCAGTTAACCGTACAGTCTAAACAGCAATTGAGCCCATCCCTGATGCAGATCATCTTAACAGGTGAAGATTTGGCTGATTTTTGTAGTGTAGGCTTTGACGATCATGTCAAATTATTTGTTCCCGATCCTGAAACAGGCGAATACGTCATCCCGAGTATTGGTCCACAGGGCATACAGTTCCCAGAAGATAAGCGTCCGATTGCACGCGATTATACCCCACGTGCCTTTGATAACATTGCTAAAACTCTCACCTTAGAATTTGCCATTCATGAAGCTGGACCAGCAACGCATTGGGCATTAAATAGTCAAGTCGGGGATGACGTTGCGATTGCAGGACCGCGGGGTTCCATGGTTATTCCAGACAGTTATCAGCATCATATTTTATTGGGGGATGAAACGGCTCTGCCTGCGATTGCGCGGCGTTTGGCAGAACTACCTGCATCCGCACATGCGCTAGTATTGGCTGAGGTGAATCAATTAGACGATCAAATTGCTCTGCATAGTGCTGCGCAACTGGACATTCATTGGCTACACCGTAATGGCGCAGACATTGCCAGTGCAGATTTATTTGAGCAAGCATTGCAGCGTATTGTTTTACCCCAACAAGATTATTATATTTGGATTGCTGCCGAGTTAAATGTTGCTCGCCATTTAAGAAAACGTTTGGTGAATGATTTCGCGGTAGATAAAGCCTGTATTAAAGCGGCGTCTTACTGGCAAAAGGGCAGTGCCAATAGTGGGCAGACTTTGCCTGATGACGACGAAAAATAATAAGAAAAATAATAAAGAGCAATCAACGTTTATGCTCGCCATCATACGAGCCATCACATATCTCAGCTGGGCGCTAATAGGTTGCGATTGATCCAAGATCATTATGGATCTAATAACCTGATAGCGTTTATGTTGATTATGATTAAGTGCCTCGTTCATTGGATGAGGTATTTAAGCGTATATTACCGCTATCAGCTGCTGCTGCTTTACGGTCCAGTATACAAAATATTAAGCTCAAACTGGCGAGACTCAAACCGCTAATGCAAACACCAAGCCAACCAAAATGATGCCATGCATAACTTCCAGCCGTTGTACCGACTGCACCACCAGTAAAATAACCGGTCATATACAATGCATTAAAGCGTGATTTCAATGCTTGGTTTAATTTAAAGACAATGCTTTGATTGGTGACATGAATGGCAGATAAAGAAGAATATAATAAGATTGTCGCGACAATATAAAATACAAAGCTATAGTCTAATAAACCAAAACAAATCCAACTTAAGATTAAAGTAACTGCACAGAAAATTGAGATAACATGCATATGGCCCATGTCAATAAACTCTCCTGCAAAATTGGCAATGATCGTACCAATAATACCAGTCAAACCAAATAAACCAATTTGATAATCGCTCATCAGATAAGGTGCGGGTGCCAATAACATCGACATGGTGGTAAAAGCCATGCTCATACAAGCAAAAATGAGAAAGCCAATACTTGTTCTTAAACGGAGTCTTTTATTTTGTTTAAATATCTTTGGCAGCGATGCAATGGTTTTAAAATAACTTTCTGTGCGTGTGGCTGGGTATTGAGGAATATTTTTATATAGCAACACGGCGATGCCCAATAAAATACTGCCGCTGATCAGATAAATAATATGCCAATCCAATAAACTTGACATAATCCCGGCTAGAGATCGTGCTAATAAAATACCCACCATCAGCGCACTAATCAGAAATCCGACCACACGCCCACTATGTTGTACCGGAGCAAGGCTTGCCGCCAGAGGTAATAACAATTGTGCGGAAATAGAAAAAACGCCTGTAATTAAAGTGCCAACAATTAACCATGATACTTTCGTGGCAAAACCACTCATTATCAGCCCGAATGCTGCCAAGAGCATTAAGATAAACAATAAACGACGCTTTTCTAAAATATCTCCCAAAGGCATGAGTAATAATAAGCCACAGGCATAAGCAATCTGTGCAAGTGCGGGTACCCAAGCAACAGTCGTTTCATCTTGCTGCAAGGCAATGGCGATGGAATGCACCAGTGGTTGACTAAAATAATTACTCCCGGAACAAATACCTGCTGCAACAGCCATTAAGATAATGGTTGGTGTGTAAATATTTGAAGATCTCATAGCATGTTACATGTAAGTGCCGTAATTGATTATTTTATACCACATTTTTGCGGTAAGGTGCTGTGTTAGCGCTTGAGATGATTTGCTGTTGGGGCTAGCGCTAACGACTAAAACGATAACGATAAAGCAATAGCAATAAAAGTCGTTGCAGCCATCGTGATGCAAAGCGTGATAAAAACTGAAAAATTATTGAGTATTCAATTGATTAAATAATATCTAAAATTATACTTAGCCCAACTTGATACCCGAATACAACGACCTTAATGCAACGTAATTGGTGATATGTCAGTGCTGTAGCGTGTGATTTATGTGGTTAGTGTGGTGTTAAGTTTTTGAATAAATATGATTTTTGTGATTTGGGTGCTGCATTATGGCGCAGATCTATTGAGATAGTATTGTGAAGTGGATGCTGCTAATTCGCCTTGAGATAGACTTTAACCTTGAACTGAACCTTGTCAATGGACCAGTCCGATGAAAACTTGTTTCATCGCAGCGCAGGTCGCATTGAAACCCTTAACTCTGTGTATTGTTTTATGGATGGGGGGAGCATCGCAAGCGTGTAAGGCCAATCAACCGAGTATTTATTATCAAATACCAGCAAATACCTTGACCAATGCACTCAATGAAGTGGCATTACAAAGCAATGTCAGCTTGTTATTTGATGCACAGCATACCGATCTCTATGCAGTGGCATCGTTAATCGGTCATTACACGCCAGAACAAGCTTTTGAAAAACTATTAGAAAAAACACCTTTTCACATTCAAAGTACAGCTGCTGGCTATTTGTTGCAGCAATCCTCCGTAGCTCAGGATCTACCAAAGCGAGCCGTTGCTGGTGCAACAATGAGCGAATCGCTATCTTCGACAAATTTAAGCACCGCGGTTGCTAGGAGCGATGCGGCTGAGGTGGATGTGGTCTTATCGACCATTGAGTTGAATGCCGATAAAGATCGTTATGCGCAGGGGAAAGATGATCAGTTTCAAAAAGATATAGTCAATATTTATAAAAATAAAGATGAGCTTGAGCATTTCAAAGGCAGTCATCCTGCCGATATTTTAAGTGGTATTCCCGGGGTTTATAGCAGTGATGCACGTAATAGTGGGGCAATTTCTCCCAATGTACGTGGTTTACAAGGTCAGGGTCGGGTCCCTGTGATTGTTGATGGTACGCAGCAAGAAGTGTCAGTTTACCGAGGTTATGCGGGTGTGCATAATCGTACTTATATTGATCCCAATTTACTCAGTGAAACGACGGTTTATAAAGGTGCAACTGAATTGAACTATGCCATACCTCCGGCAATCGGAGGTGCGGTAATGCTCAATACTCTAAATGGTGATGATGTGATTGCCGCAGGAAAAGATTGGGGAATAAATCTGCGCTATGAAACGAATAATAATTCGACCAAAGCACGCATGGCCGACTTAAACTATGGTGAAGATTATCGTACACCAGAAAATTGGTCGGCAGTATTGGGCGATTTAAACCCTCAGCTGTACCAAGCTCTAGCGCGTCAGGGTAAAAATAAATTTTTTCAAGATCATGCTTTTCGTCTTGCTATTGCCGCTAAAAATGATTTAACCGATATTATGTTGGCTTATAGTCAGCGTGAGCAAGGAAATTATTTTTCAGGAAAGCGCGGAGGAAATGTCTATCAAACTCGGTTTGATCATGCACATCATGCAGACATTATTTTAAATACTGCCGATATTGCACCGCCAGGTTATGAAGTCACCAATAGCTCCAGTCATAATCGCTCTGCATTATTTAAAAATAATTGGTACTTCGGCAATCATCAAAAATTAAAATTAAGTTGGCGTCATAGTGATATTGCTTATGGCGAGATTATGAACTCGCGAGCTGTGTATGGTTATGTTGTTGATCAGCTGCTTGAGAGTGAAGCACGGCATGCCGCCCAATGGCCCTTAGCGAAGGTAAAACAGCATGCGGGGCGTATAGATTATGAGTGGAATGCAGATGATTTTAGATGGATTAATTTAAAAGTAGGGGCTTGGTATAATAATACCGATAGCCGCAATAATAGTACGGGTGCTCCGCCGATTTCCCCCAAATTTCTAAGCTCGTTTTGGGCTGCCCATGTTCTGCAAAAAGCGGGCTGCCTTGGCGAAAATGGGATTGATCGCAATTGCCAAGTGAGTCCAGATATTATCCAGTCTGCCAATGCGTTAATTGGTCATGCAGATTATAACGATGAACGCTTTAAACTGGTCAATCCAGCCTTACAAATATCTGCCAATGATCGCTGGGGTATAGATTTTAGCAATAGTTTTACCCTACATTCACAATTGGAGCTTCAGGTTGGCGGAAGTTTGCAAAAGGAAAAGCTGAATGCCCGTAATATAGATGAAGCGCCATTAATCTGTTCAGATATTGAGCAAATTAACTTTTGTAAAAGCATGCCTTTTGTGTTTGGTCCTAAAAGTGGTGAACGACAAGAATATAGCACCTGGTTTAATTTAGATTGGCATGTGAATAATCAGTTCACCATTAATATTGGTGGTCGTTGGGGCAGATATTGGAGTTTAGATACCCAATTAGATGAAAAACTAAAAACACGACAATGGTCACGTCCAAAAATCCTCGCCGCCAAAACCTATGAACAACTAACGCCGTATGATATCAAAATGGCGGAAGAAGAAATGAAAACAACACCGTTTTATCACCGTGTCTGGAGTGATGCATCACAACAATGGGATGAATATTATGATCATGAAGGCTATATAAAGTCACAGGGCTATGATGGTCAGAGTTATAACAGTGATAGCGGTTATTGGAAGTATAAATATATATATTGGGAGGCGGATGAAAATGGTGTATTACATGCCCATAATGCACCAGGCACTATTGCATTAAAGGATGGCGAAAAAATTATTGCGCTGTTGGGTGGTGGTTTAAACGATATTGCTGCAACGCATTATCGTCCAATGACAGAAGAAGAGCAATATGCTCCTGTTGGAAAGCGTCGCGA
This window contains:
- a CDS encoding PadR family transcriptional regulator, with translation MQAKKIKRQRGFGHGGLRLIVLHLLQQQAQHGYQLMKTIDELTQGSYRPSPGVLYPLLTELQERNWIDSAPSADGRKQCYQLTARGQQAYQDQELHIQEVLQWVHHRAQYPKHLSQALEGFRYDLHDVLQEKTLNMQQADQVIAILNNALQQIKNLED
- a CDS encoding siderophore-interacting protein, with amino-acid sequence MTTMTDKKPYRVKHELKLRQLTVQSKQQLSPSLMQIILTGEDLADFCSVGFDDHVKLFVPDPETGEYVIPSIGPQGIQFPEDKRPIARDYTPRAFDNIAKTLTLEFAIHEAGPATHWALNSQVGDDVAIAGPRGSMVIPDSYQHHILLGDETALPAIARRLAELPASAHALVLAEVNQLDDQIALHSAAQLDIHWLHRNGADIASADLFEQALQRIVLPQQDYYIWIAAELNVARHLRKRLVNDFAVDKACIKAASYWQKGSANSGQTLPDDDEK
- a CDS encoding MFS transporter, whose amino-acid sequence is MRSSNIYTPTIILMAVAAGICSGSNYFSQPLVHSIAIALQQDETTVAWVPALAQIAYACGLLLLMPLGDILEKRRLLFILMLLAAFGLIMSGFATKVSWLIVGTLITGVFSISAQLLLPLAASLAPVQHSGRVVGFLISALMVGILLARSLAGIMSSLLDWHIIYLISGSILLGIAVLLYKNIPQYPATRTESYFKTIASLPKIFKQNKRLRLRTSIGFLIFACMSMAFTTMSMLLAPAPYLMSDYQIGLFGLTGIIGTIIANFAGEFIDMGHMHVISIFCAVTLILSWICFGLLDYSFVFYIVATILLYSSLSAIHVTNQSIVFKLNQALKSRFNALYMTGYFTGGAVGTTAGSYAWHHFGWLGVCISGLSLASLSLIFCILDRKAAAADSGNIRLNTSSNERGT
- a CDS encoding TonB-dependent receptor domain-containing protein, with protein sequence MKTCFIAAQVALKPLTLCIVLWMGGASQACKANQPSIYYQIPANTLTNALNEVALQSNVSLLFDAQHTDLYAVASLIGHYTPEQAFEKLLEKTPFHIQSTAAGYLLQQSSVAQDLPKRAVAGATMSESLSSTNLSTAVARSDAAEVDVVLSTIELNADKDRYAQGKDDQFQKDIVNIYKNKDELEHFKGSHPADILSGIPGVYSSDARNSGAISPNVRGLQGQGRVPVIVDGTQQEVSVYRGYAGVHNRTYIDPNLLSETTVYKGATELNYAIPPAIGGAVMLNTLNGDDVIAAGKDWGINLRYETNNNSTKARMADLNYGEDYRTPENWSAVLGDLNPQLYQALARQGKNKFFQDHAFRLAIAAKNDLTDIMLAYSQREQGNYFSGKRGGNVYQTRFDHAHHADIILNTADIAPPGYEVTNSSSHNRSALFKNNWYFGNHQKLKLSWRHSDIAYGEIMNSRAVYGYVVDQLLESEARHAAQWPLAKVKQHAGRIDYEWNADDFRWINLKVGAWYNNTDSRNNSTGAPPISPKFLSSFWAAHVLQKAGCLGENGIDRNCQVSPDIIQSANALIGHADYNDERFKLVNPALQISANDRWGIDFSNSFTLHSQLELQVGGSLQKEKLNARNIDEAPLICSDIEQINFCKSMPFVFGPKSGERQEYSTWFNLDWHVNNQFTINIGGRWGRYWSLDTQLDEKLKTRQWSRPKILAAKTYEQLTPYDIKMAEEEMKTTPFYHRVWSDASQQWDEYYDHEGYIKSQGYDGQSYNSDSGYWKYKYIYWEADENGVLHAHNAPGTIALKDGEKIIALLGGGLNDIAATHYRPMTEEEQYAPVGKRRDQQFDPSLSLSYTFHEFSRVYARYVEATRFPSLYESTVGFAENIRTQGFVPEHAQNIEFGYVHDLKQWLRNWRNADLKINYYYNKINDIIDRNYSTGSFAQYDQLKTQGLELQVGFDQGLIFGDLGYSYLIKSEMCDKDYAAQLSPIYLDAPTCFMGGFPGGYLRGAIPPKHAMSTNLGARILDDRLILGTRLSYHSMSNLKKQSTEGWVFPNQGLDSYGWKSYWTVDAYADYWLTAAFKISLIGTNLLNEYYPDALTRTAIPSPGRTFKVAFDYKF